Proteins encoded by one window of Candidatus Stoquefichus sp. SB1:
- a CDS encoding MurR/RpiR family transcriptional regulator has product MLFTYRQIAELNETETFIYQYVIKNISAVAKMSIRKLADETHVSTATIVRFCQKLDCLGYAEFKTKLRLFQKGLTLPAVDDEIDTIQDFFEYAKSDNFKKKINQFVDYVEHADQIFFLGIGTSGLLGRFGARYFSNVGYFSQGIDDPYYPPPCNESQNNLLIVLSESGETREVIDQLKMYQTTKMKIVTITNKKGTTIDRMADLSIHYYIEDIILPQTYNVSTQIPVMYILERVTRELQNRKVKFLPLKSTSRNL; this is encoded by the coding sequence ATGTTATTCACATATCGACAAATAGCTGAATTAAATGAAACAGAAACATTTATTTATCAATATGTTATTAAAAATATTTCAGCAGTAGCTAAGATGAGTATTAGAAAGTTAGCTGATGAAACACATGTTTCAACAGCTACTATTGTTAGATTTTGTCAAAAACTAGACTGTTTAGGGTATGCTGAATTTAAAACAAAATTAAGATTGTTCCAAAAAGGTTTAACACTTCCTGCTGTTGATGATGAAATAGATACTATTCAGGATTTTTTCGAATATGCTAAAAGTGATAATTTCAAGAAAAAGATAAATCAGTTTGTCGATTATGTAGAACATGCAGATCAAATATTTTTTTTAGGAATTGGAACAAGTGGTTTATTAGGAAGATTTGGTGCTAGATATTTTTCTAATGTTGGATACTTTAGTCAAGGAATTGATGATCCTTATTATCCACCACCATGTAATGAAAGTCAGAATAATCTTTTGATTGTATTAAGTGAGAGTGGTGAAACAAGAGAGGTCATTGATCAATTAAAAATGTATCAAACAACCAAAATGAAGATTGTTACAATCACTAATAAAAAAGGAACAACAATAGATCGTATGGCTGATCTTAGCATACATTATTATATAGAAGATATAATTTTACCTCAAACATATAATGTATCTACACAAATTCCTGTCATGTATATCCTTGAACGTGTTACAAGGGAATTACAAAATCGTAAAGTGAAATTTCTTCCATTAAAGTCTACAAGCAGAAATTTATAA
- a CDS encoding 6-phospho-beta-glucosidase → MEKKPVKIVTIGGGSSYTPELMEGFIKRYDELPIREIWLVDIEDGKEKMEIVGAMAQRMWDASPYDVKVHMTLDRREALPGADFVTTQFRVGLLNARIKDERIPFSYGMLGQETNGAGGIFKAFRTIPVILGIVEDMKELCPDAWLINFTNPSGMVTEAVMKYGQWDKVIGLCNVPVGAMMKEPETIGKTLDQLTYKFAGLNHFHWHKVYDENGKEVTQDIIDAMYEGKDGGLPANIHDIPFFKEQLDTMKMIPCGYHRYYYRQQEMLAHGLEEYSDPKVGTRGQQVKQTEAELFELYKDPNLDHKPEQLAKRGGAHYSDAACETIASIYSNANRHIVVTTRNNGAVPDLPADCAVEVSAYIGATGAKAIAFGELQPAEKGWLQCMKNMEHCVEAAAVTGDYGMALQAFILNPQIPSGEKAKQVLDELLLAHKKYLPQFAEKIAELEAAGVTIKDDVARELTEKGL, encoded by the coding sequence ATGGAAAAGAAACCTGTTAAAATTGTTACAATCGGTGGAGGAAGTAGTTATACTCCAGAATTAATGGAAGGATTTATCAAAAGATACGATGAACTTCCTATCAGAGAAATTTGGTTAGTTGATATTGAAGATGGTAAGGAAAAAATGGAAATCGTTGGTGCTATGGCTCAACGTATGTGGGATGCATCTCCTTATGATGTCAAAGTGCACATGACTTTGGATCGTAGAGAAGCATTACCAGGTGCTGACTTTGTTACAACTCAATTTAGAGTTGGTTTATTGAATGCTCGTATCAAAGATGAAAGAATTCCTTTCTCTTATGGAATGCTAGGACAAGAAACAAATGGTGCTGGAGGAATCTTCAAAGCCTTTAGAACAATTCCAGTCATCTTAGGTATTGTAGAAGACATGAAAGAATTATGTCCTGATGCTTGGTTAATTAACTTCACAAATCCAAGTGGAATGGTGACAGAAGCAGTCATGAAATATGGTCAATGGGACAAAGTTATTGGATTATGTAATGTACCAGTAGGTGCAATGATGAAAGAACCAGAAACAATTGGAAAAACATTAGATCAATTAACTTATAAGTTCGCTGGATTAAATCATTTCCACTGGCATAAAGTTTATGATGAAAATGGAAAAGAAGTGACTCAAGATATTATTGATGCAATGTATGAAGGTAAAGATGGTGGATTACCAGCAAACATTCATGACATTCCATTCTTCAAAGAACAATTAGATACTATGAAAATGATTCCTTGTGGATATCATAGATATTACTATCGTCAACAAGAAATGTTGGCACATGGATTAGAAGAATATAGTGATCCAAAAGTAGGAACACGTGGACAACAAGTGAAACAAACAGAAGCAGAATTGTTTGAATTATACAAAGATCCTAACTTAGATCATAAACCAGAACAATTAGCGAAACGTGGAGGAGCACATTATAGTGATGCAGCATGTGAAACAATTGCATCAATCTATTCAAATGCCAATAGACACATTGTTGTGACAACAAGAAATAATGGAGCAGTGCCTGATTTACCAGCAGACTGTGCAGTAGAAGTTTCAGCATACATTGGAGCAACAGGAGCAAAAGCAATTGCGTTTGGAGAATTGCAACCAGCAGAAAAAGGATGGTTACAATGCATGAAAAACATGGAACACTGTGTAGAAGCAGCAGCAGTAACAGGAGATTATGGAATGGCATTACAGGCATTCATCTTAAATCCACAAATTCCATCAGGAGAAAAAGCAAAACAAGTATTAGATGAATTATTATTAGCACATAAGAAATACTTACCACAATTTGCAGAAAAGATTGCAGAATTAGAAGCAGCAGGAGTCACAATTAAAGATGATGTTGCTAGAGAATTAACTGAAAAAGGATTATAA
- a CDS encoding fibronectin type III domain-containing protein produces MLKKVKSINYKALLLVFGMIVTLIKPVPIAAASATVPEFSTDKTYAIVLKSTNKAVQVRDVSWQEAGAVHVDGIVSDGKTNSKSGFEIKKDNDGKYFFNSVANSVQLKCEGVLGEGISFVFNLEKDSNNHKFSIEATDEGLKLKSNAGAYLGVDSDDMLIKVSDDKAALFDIQEVIVADDSVTIENVDTKKLVTFKDQTELEAIKVTGEKNNVTNDEKFTTVYTSNDNHVIEDMKDKTIDTVGFKSKSHPNMVIISAYWNDGADSQIVAKASNPGGWESVVVSPNGDGTVSLRSSYTYQYITVNDKNELELCDKKTEELTDREKYIIHTDAPAELSLATDFKVRDKGETATSIDLSWTNPTKCIYTGLELLQANQEGRFEKIADVSNRSSYKVEGLNSSTTYQFKLRTVNANGETESVRFLSKDTEAISATTLSGVRPGIPTNVNCQSRDDGKIDITWKKSENATNYVIQRAESLYSQYEEVAKVDGDATTYTYEYTNGKYENYFRVVADNNRVQSKESNTTSLETQLFGKNVLIFSEKDDIAMVNKLIRDIYNEQSDFKANAQFNQKRYAIYFKPGDYTGLNTIPVGFYTQVAGLGETPNDVSVNNITVPAYLDDNNATCNFWRSIENLAVKKVDPVEGDDVFGAYGNGDSPDKGRDRYLNWSVAQAAPMRRIDSERAVAYDWNFGWASGGYNADSNISGFVDDNGTAISAGTFSGQQFYTRNTNIAKNVYGCTLNHFFQGVKGGNLPTDDPLLGGNGYSNWKKPNDKGEQQIVTNIATTPIIREKPFLFMQNGEYKVFVPSIRKDATGTSWSAGNMGEGKVVSLDEFYIAKEGDTAEKINEQLDNQKNVFFTPGIYHAEETINVNKKDTVVLGTGMASIVPENKDAAMKVADEDGITIAGLIFDAGTYNSEYMLQVGTSSASKDHSANPTLLADLFFRIGGTTNEATSAKNALEINSNNVIGDHFWIWRADHGAGVSWHGNAAQNGLIVNGDNVTCYALFNEHFEDYTTLWNGENGRTYFYQNETAYDAISQDPSNEDAWLSHNGTVKGYASYKVSNNVNSHYAVGLGIYNVFIYTGGGEFGKKYYDGGVQIELDNAIEVPNKENVIVENACLQTFAKSGVEGGLYQSTNHIINGVGTGVSAGYLREETRAADGSLNGRLLDKDGNPLPTKIYTIKSKNEFDADVFKYVIREVDDKGNEIVLNGNDDEYDLDALVKKGFTYNINKDSGALEVYNNGNWINPGDFQYIIPLRDTPISKAVKGNGWARTFLASYQNGTAIYGKAPTSKSEFNKFIGLETKENVAQPMNEKGDVNVTALQNAYNEALKLKAENYSKTSWNVFNKALEIAKKQIINPYTVEGMKDDKSCIELWGKQADVQPAVDALNAAIKQLTVDKTELNNLIKTQIEDKSQYTEKSYNDYMKALEVAKGIIDKKDATQKEIDDAYKTLQTSINGLTIDKSKLEELVKTEVDKSKYTEESYLAYTKALETAKKAIDNEKATSKEINAAYNDLAQAIKELRVIDSQTEEPNKDTTPDQSGHNQSDNKKTDGTNQAKPTTKIHASKNAKTEDETPLTVYAFLGLCAISGAYVVCKRKREN; encoded by the coding sequence ATGTTAAAAAAAGTAAAGTCGATAAATTACAAAGCTTTATTGCTAGTTTTTGGTATGATTGTTACGCTTATAAAACCAGTGCCAATTGCTGCTGCCAGTGCTACAGTACCTGAATTTAGCACAGATAAAACATATGCAATTGTATTAAAGTCAACAAATAAAGCTGTGCAAGTTAGAGATGTGTCATGGCAAGAAGCAGGAGCGGTACATGTTGATGGAATAGTGAGTGATGGAAAAACAAACAGTAAAAGTGGCTTTGAAATAAAAAAAGATAATGATGGGAAGTATTTTTTTAATTCAGTTGCTAATAGTGTACAGTTAAAATGTGAGGGTGTTTTAGGTGAAGGTATCTCATTTGTGTTCAATTTAGAAAAAGATTCAAATAATCATAAATTTTCAATTGAAGCAACAGATGAAGGATTAAAGCTAAAGTCTAATGCTGGAGCTTATCTTGGAGTAGATTCAGATGATATGCTCATTAAAGTATCTGATGATAAAGCAGCATTGTTTGATATTCAAGAAGTGATAGTTGCAGATGATTCAGTAACTATTGAAAATGTAGATACTAAAAAATTAGTCACTTTTAAAGATCAAACAGAACTGGAAGCAATTAAAGTGACAGGAGAAAAAAATAATGTGACAAATGATGAAAAATTTACAACTGTCTATACATCAAACGATAATCATGTTATTGAAGATATGAAAGATAAGACGATAGACACAGTAGGTTTTAAATCGAAATCTCATCCAAATATGGTTATTATTTCAGCATATTGGAATGATGGTGCTGATAGTCAAATCGTAGCTAAAGCTTCTAACCCTGGTGGTTGGGAATCTGTGGTTGTAAGTCCTAATGGTGATGGTACAGTTTCATTAAGAAGTTCATATACTTATCAGTATATCACGGTTAATGACAAAAACGAATTAGAACTATGTGATAAAAAAACTGAGGAATTAACAGATAGAGAAAAGTATATTATTCATACGGATGCTCCTGCTGAATTAAGTCTTGCAACTGATTTTAAAGTTAGGGACAAAGGAGAAACTGCAACCAGTATTGATTTATCATGGACGAATCCAACAAAATGTATCTATACAGGGTTAGAATTATTACAGGCAAATCAAGAGGGAAGATTTGAAAAAATAGCGGATGTATCAAATCGGTCTTCATATAAAGTAGAAGGATTAAATTCGTCAACAACCTATCAATTTAAATTACGTACAGTGAATGCAAATGGTGAAACTGAATCGGTTAGGTTTTTGTCTAAAGATACTGAAGCGATAAGTGCAACAACGCTTTCTGGTGTAAGACCTGGAATACCTACAAATGTCAATTGTCAAAGTCGTGATGATGGTAAAATTGATATTACTTGGAAAAAATCAGAAAATGCGACAAATTATGTAATTCAAAGAGCTGAAAGTTTATACAGTCAATATGAAGAAGTAGCAAAAGTAGATGGAGATGCTACAACTTATACATATGAATATACTAATGGAAAATATGAAAATTATTTTAGAGTTGTTGCTGATAATAACAGAGTTCAATCTAAAGAGTCAAATACTACATCATTAGAAACTCAATTATTTGGAAAGAATGTCTTAATATTTTCAGAAAAAGACGATATAGCAATGGTTAATAAATTAATTAGAGATATCTATAATGAACAAAGTGATTTTAAAGCTAATGCACAGTTTAATCAAAAAAGATATGCTATTTATTTTAAACCAGGTGATTATACTGGATTAAATACAATTCCAGTTGGGTTCTATACTCAAGTTGCTGGGTTAGGTGAAACACCAAATGATGTTTCTGTTAATAATATTACAGTACCAGCATATTTAGATGATAATAATGCAACTTGTAATTTCTGGAGATCAATTGAAAACTTAGCTGTAAAAAAAGTTGATCCAGTTGAAGGTGATGATGTATTTGGTGCTTATGGAAATGGCGATTCCCCAGATAAGGGACGTGACCGTTATTTAAACTGGTCAGTTGCCCAAGCTGCACCAATGAGAAGAATTGATTCTGAAAGAGCAGTTGCTTATGACTGGAATTTTGGATGGGCTAGTGGTGGATACAATGCTGATAGTAATATATCTGGTTTTGTAGATGATAATGGAACTGCTATTAGCGCAGGAACTTTTTCAGGACAACAGTTCTATACAAGAAATACAAATATAGCAAAAAATGTTTATGGATGTACATTAAATCATTTCTTCCAAGGGGTAAAAGGGGGTAATCTTCCTACTGATGATCCACTGTTAGGTGGAAATGGTTATAGTAATTGGAAAAAACCTAATGATAAAGGAGAACAACAAATTGTAACCAATATAGCAACTACTCCTATTATTAGAGAAAAACCATTCTTGTTTATGCAAAATGGTGAATATAAAGTATTTGTTCCATCTATTAGAAAAGATGCTACAGGTACAAGCTGGTCAGCTGGTAATATGGGTGAAGGAAAAGTTGTTTCTTTAGATGAATTCTATATTGCAAAAGAAGGCGATACTGCTGAAAAAATTAATGAACAATTAGATAATCAGAAAAATGTTTTCTTTACACCAGGAATATATCATGCTGAAGAAACTATTAATGTTAATAAAAAGGATACAGTTGTATTAGGAACAGGAATGGCTTCTATTGTTCCAGAAAACAAAGATGCAGCAATGAAAGTTGCTGATGAAGATGGTATAACAATTGCTGGATTGATTTTTGATGCTGGAACTTATAATTCTGAATATATGTTACAAGTAGGAACAAGTAGCGCATCAAAAGATCACAGTGCTAATCCAACATTATTAGCTGATTTATTCTTCCGCATTGGTGGAACAACAAATGAAGCTACATCTGCTAAAAATGCATTAGAAATAAATAGCAATAATGTTATTGGCGATCATTTCTGGATTTGGCGTGCTGATCATGGTGCTGGGGTAAGCTGGCATGGTAATGCAGCACAAAATGGTTTAATTGTAAATGGTGATAATGTAACATGCTATGCATTATTCAATGAACATTTTGAAGATTATACAACATTATGGAATGGTGAAAATGGGAGAACATATTTCTATCAAAATGAAACTGCATATGATGCAATTTCTCAGGATCCATCAAATGAAGATGCATGGTTATCTCATAATGGAACAGTAAAAGGATATGCTTCATATAAGGTATCTAATAATGTTAATAGTCATTATGCTGTAGGATTAGGAATTTATAATGTATTTATTTATACAGGTGGAGGAGAATTTGGTAAAAAGTATTATGATGGGGGAGTACAAATTGAGTTAGATAATGCCATTGAAGTACCAAATAAAGAAAATGTTATTGTAGAAAATGCTTGTTTACAAACATTTGCTAAATCTGGTGTAGAAGGTGGTTTATACCAAAGTACAAATCACATTATTAATGGAGTTGGTACTGGTGTATCTGCAGGGTATTTAAGAGAAGAAACAAGAGCTGCTGATGGGTCGCTAAATGGTAGACTTTTAGATAAAGATGGAAATCCTTTGCCGACTAAGATTTATACTATTAAATCTAAAAATGAGTTTGACGCTGATGTATTTAAGTATGTCATTAGAGAAGTAGATGATAAAGGCAATGAAATAGTTTTAAATGGTAATGATGATGAATATGATTTAGATGCATTAGTAAAGAAAGGTTTCACTTATAACATAAATAAAGATTCTGGTGCATTAGAAGTTTATAATAATGGAAATTGGATTAATCCAGGGGATTTCCAATATATTATACCTCTCCGTGATACTCCTATTTCAAAAGCTGTCAAAGGTAATGGATGGGCAAGAACATTCTTAGCAAGTTATCAAAATGGTACGGCCATCTATGGAAAGGCACCTACATCAAAATCTGAATTTAATAAATTTATTGGTTTAGAAACTAAAGAAAATGTTGCTCAACCAATGAATGAAAAGGGTGATGTTAATGTGACTGCATTGCAAAATGCATATAATGAAGCATTAAAATTAAAAGCAGAAAATTATTCTAAGACTTCATGGAATGTATTTAATAAAGCTTTAGAAATTGCTAAAAAACAAATTATAAATCCATATACTGTTGAAGGAATGAAAGATGATAAATCTTGTATTGAACTTTGGGGAAAACAAGCAGATGTACAACCTGCAGTTGATGCATTAAATGCTGCTATTAAACAATTAACAGTTGATAAAACTGAATTAAATAATCTTATAAAAACTCAAATTGAAGATAAATCTCAATATACAGAAAAATCATATAATGATTATATGAAAGCGTTAGAAGTGGCTAAGGGGATTATTGATAAGAAAGATGCAACGCAAAAAGAAATTGATGATGCATATAAGACATTACAAACATCAATAAACGGTTTAACTATAGATAAATCAAAATTAGAAGAATTAGTAAAAACTGAAGTTGATAAATCTAAGTATACAGAAGAATCATACCTTGCTTATACAAAAGCATTAGAAACAGCTAAAAAAGCTATTGATAATGAAAAAGCAACATCAAAAGAAATCAATGCTGCTTATAATGATTTAGCTCAAGCAATTAAAGAATTAAGAGTTATTGATTCTCAAACAGAAGAACCTAATAAGGATACAACTCCTGATCAATCTGGTCATAATCAATCAGATAATAAAAAAACTGATGGAACAAATCAAGCAAAACCAACAACAAAAATACATGCATCAAAAAATGCAAAAACTGAAGATGAAACACCATTAACAGTATATGCATTCTTAGGTTTATGTGCGATTTCAGGAGCATATGTGGTTTGCAAAAGAAAAAGAGAAAATTAG